The genomic DNA CGCAGACCCAGCTTGGGCTTGACGATGGTGCCGGCGATCATGCCACCGTTCTCGGTGGGACGTCCGAGCATGCGCCAGAAATCAGCGATGTTCTTGGAAGGCCCATCAAAGAGTTCCAAGTATTGTCGCGGCACATAGAAATCGTGCATTTTGGCGTAGGCAACATCTCCCATGCCCTGGTTGTTTCCTATGCACAATGTCAGAAAGGAGGCGAGCATGGCGCGGCCATCGATGATGTTACGATCGAAAAGCTCCACAGGATAGGCGATCTTCATCAGAGAGTCGCCGTTGCTGGCGTCACTGACTTCGTAGACCAGCGCATCGACGCCTTTGGTGAAGTCATCAGTAGTGCAGACCTCGACGTTGGTGCCGGTGGAAGACTCGGCTGCGAAGTGGGCAGCAACCTCGACATTACCGTACCCGTTGGCAGGCTTATAGATATAGGCGCACAGGACGTGATTTCCATCAGCGATCAGCTGGTCTTCCTTGAGATCAAAATTCACGTAGCGGCTTGTCTGGTCATATGCGGACATGATTGTCTCCTTTATCAAGGCACTCTCGTGCGTCTTATGCGTTCATTTTGGCGTTCATCAGGTGGTAGCAGGTCAACAATTGCGTGATGCCAAGGGGATAACTTGTTTTCTCCTCATCGCCTTCGAAGTAGCAGCCGACACCGTCGATAGTCAGGTCGTCACACTTGTCCAGATGGTCGATGATAATGTCCATGAGCGTTTCCGCGGTCATTTGCTTGATATTGCCGGTGATCTGAAGGATATCAACGGGCAGCCCCTCATCGCGCCCCAGGGTAAAGGTAAGGCACTTCTCCTTGGTTCCCGGGCGATGGTCGATGAACTCGGCAAAGTCCGGGTGATGAATAGTCGGCCTCAGAATGAGGTTCGTGTTGAGATTGGTGCCGGTCTCTTCCTCAGCCCCATCCGGGCGGTAGAAGTTGCAGACGATATCAGCAAACTTCCGTTGCGGCCTGATGTAGTTGGTTGAAACGTCGATCCTCTTGTCGAGGGAAGCCTGCACTTGATCACGGGTATAGCCACGCTTGACCGTATCCCGTTTGAACTTCCAGTCCACCCGAAGTTCCTCGTCGGGATCAAGGTAGATTTTGACATCAAATGCGTCACGCATCTTTTTGGTGTAGAAACCAAGCAGTCCCTCGACGATGACAAATTCCTTGGGCTCAATGTAAACCGGTGGATCGAAGTCACCTGTGTGGTGGTTGTAGACGGGCTTGAGAATTGCCTCCCCACGACGCAGTTGGTAGAAATTATGCTGCATAATGTCGATGTAATTGCAGTCAGGATGTAGGGCGGAAATGTTTTTTTCAGCCCGTTGCACCCGATTGAACTTATGATAATCGTCCGAACAGATGTTCGTGACCCTATCCGGGCCCAAAATCTTCTCGATACCGGCCGAGATGGTGGTTTTCCCGGCGGCTGAATCGCCCACTATACCAAGCAGTATCGGTCTGTTGCGCTGCATGGGATTCTCCTTTTATTGCTTAAAATACTGTTTTAGTCGTAATCGATGGAACTGATGCGCATGAGCTTATCGAAGCGATGGCTCGATTCGATCTTGCGTACGGTGCCGGTTAGGCCTCGCATGACCAGCGATGTGGTCTTCGCCCCCTTGCCCGTGAAGTCGACGCCCTTGAGGAAGACTCCATCGGTAATGCCTGTGGCTGCAAAGAAGATGTCATCGCTACTTACCAAGTCGTCCATCTTGAGGACCTGTTTGAGATCGCGACCGTCTTCCAGAACTCGCTCCCTTTCCATTTCTGACTGTGGGTCGAGCATGGCCTGCATCTCACCGCCGAGTACGCGAATTGCGACTGCGGCCAGAACCCCTTCCGGAGTGCCGCCTGTACCCATCATAACGTCTATGCCGGTGTCAGGAATCACGGCCATGAGCGCACCGGCCACGTCTCCGTCAGTATGTAGTTGAATACGAGCACCGGCTGTTCGAATGTCGGCAATGAGGTCTTGATGACGTTCCTTGTCCAGGACGAACACTACGAGGTCTCTGACCTCCTTGTTCAGGGATTGGGCCACCTTTCGGAGCGTGCGCTCCACCGGTTCCTCGATGTCGACCATGCCCGCTGCTTCAGGCGGGACAACCAGTTTTTTCATGTAGAAGGCTGGCCCCGGGCTGTACATGCTTCCCTCCGGGGTCATGGCCACCACAGAGATGGCATTGGGACGTCCATGGGCGAGAAGGCGTGTGCCCTCGACTGGATCAACGGCAATGTCCATTCGAGGGCCCACGCCTGAACCAACTGATTCTCCATTATAGAGCATGGGGGCTTCATCCTTTTCCCCTTCGCCGATGACAACCCGCCCATTGATGGCCATGGCGTTGAAACTGATGCGCATAGCATCAACGGCGGCGCCATCCCCATCTTCCTTGTTCCCGAGTCCAAGCCAACGTGCCGAGGCAAGCGCGGCGGCTTCAGTAACACGTGCAAGGTCCAGGGCAAGATTTCTGTCCGGCTGTCTTCTAGTCATATTTGTTTTCTCCCACAAAGGTTGTTCTTCTTACTGTTTTGAAAGAGAGACAAGGGATGGTGAATTGCGGTCACTTGATTGATTGCAGTCAATTCCCTTGCCTCTCCCTCGGAGAGGTTTTCGGCCTGCGATGTGGCCGTATCCATGACCTTGTAATTACAACTCCCGTGCCACATGGAACAAATCGCATTATAATACGAATAAGTGCATTATTATGGAGTGTTATGGCACAATCGTTTTGTGATCATGGCGTCACCATGTGCCGTGGAAGTCTCAATAGGGTGAGCTGTCAGTTGGTAAGTGTGCCGCGCATGGCACAAGTCACTGAAATACAGAACCGAAAAGATCCGCTTCCTGTGAGGTGATACCATACTCTCCGGGGAGCATCGGGCGAAGACCATCAAACGGGCTGACCGGATATTTGCAATCCGAGCCACCGGAAAAGAGTATCTCGACGTTCTTGGTCAGTGACAGTGTCCTGGCCTGCAGCACTTCATTGCTTTCAGTGCCGAAATACCCATTCTCCCTATAGGGATAGACAACCTCCACCGCATCAAGGTCCGCCGCGACCAGTTTTGCCATGAGGGGCTGCTGCCTCTCGAGGGGAGTCATCATCGGGTGAGCCCATATGGCGATGCCACCTGCTCTGTGAATCAAGTCGACGACCTCGACAGGATGAAATGGGTCAGCCAGAGACATATCCCGATCGAGATTCTCATCGGCAATGAATTGCAGTGCGTTTAGCAGGGATGGGAACATCCGGCGTTCCTGAACCAGGTATTGCAGGACAAATGTCGGATGTGGGGCCTTACCGGCAAAAGCCGCGACCCTCTCCAGGTTGACGGTGGAATCCCAGACATGGAGACGGTCGACAAACAGCGAGACGATCTCATCCATCTGCTTTTTTATGAGAGCAAAGTGCTTTTCTAGGGCCTTCCGTTGCGTATAGGAAAAGTCCATACCGAAACCTATGATTTGGGAGTCTTTGCATGAAAATTCGATGCCCAGCGCCAGCCGCAGGCGAAGTTTCGCCGCGTGTGCATAGAGCGTCTCGTCCGGGAAGGCGTCCTGCTCACAAATCCCGATGCCCTGCAAGCCGTTCTGCTTGGCCAGACTCAGCAGCAATCTGCCAGGTATCTTACTCTCCCTTGAGCGGTCCGAGTGCGTGTGCATATCATAGTGCACTGATTGTCGTGTCGTTCGAGAAAACATGCCATTCACTTAAATCCCGTATTTATTCATCTTTCTATAGAAAGTGCGACGAGGAACCCCCGAGATCCTAGACGCCTCACTTACATTTCCTCCAGCCTTGTCGAGAAAACGCATGAGCTCCTTTTTCTCGAAGTTCTCCATGACCTGATCCTTCTTGGACTGGAAGACGTCTCCTGTATCAGAAGGTGGAGGAACTGACTTGCCAATGGGACAACTGAAAGCACTTGAACCATCGATGCGTAAGGCCAGATCTTCAGGCCTGATGACATCATCCTTACACAAGATAGCGGCCCGTTCGATGACGTTTTCAAGTTCCCTGACGTTGCCCGGCCAATCGTACCGACTCATGCATTCCATTGCATCATCAGTTATACCGCACAACTTCTTGTTCAGCTTTGCTTCGGCCTTGGTGATGAGGTGATAGACCAGATACGGGATATCCATCATCCGTTCACGAAGCGGAGGGATTTCGATGGTGAACGTATTGAATCTGTAGAAGAGATCACGACGGAAGGTCTCGTTGTTCATGGCATATTCAAGATCTCTGTTTGTGGCTGCAATGACTCTTACATCAACGATCTTTATCTCGGTACTGCCGACAGGACGGATCTCGCCTGTCTGAAGGAAACGCAGCAGTTTGGCCTGAAGCTCTGGCAACATATCCCCGATTTCATCCAGGAAAAGAGTCCCGCCGTCCGCTTCCTCGAACAATCCCTTGCGATCGCTCTCGGCTCCGGTAAAGGCACCCTTCTTGTATCCAAAGAGTTCACTTTCCATGAGCGAAGAGGTCAGTGCCGTACAGTTGATAGATATA from Pseudodesulfovibrio aespoeensis Aspo-2 includes the following:
- a CDS encoding phosphoribulokinase, which translates into the protein MQRNRPILLGIVGDSAAGKTTISAGIEKILGPDRVTNICSDDYHKFNRVQRAEKNISALHPDCNYIDIMQHNFYQLRRGEAILKPVYNHHTGDFDPPVYIEPKEFVIVEGLLGFYTKKMRDAFDVKIYLDPDEELRVDWKFKRDTVKRGYTRDQVQASLDKRIDVSTNYIRPQRKFADIVCNFYRPDGAEEETGTNLNTNLILRPTIHHPDFAEFIDHRPGTKEKCLTFTLGRDEGLPVDILQITGNIKQMTAETLMDIIIDHLDKCDDLTIDGVGCYFEGDEEKTSYPLGITQLLTCYHLMNAKMNA
- the glpX gene encoding class II fructose-bisphosphatase, whose translation is MTRRQPDRNLALDLARVTEAAALASARWLGLGNKEDGDGAAVDAMRISFNAMAINGRVVIGEGEKDEAPMLYNGESVGSGVGPRMDIAVDPVEGTRLLAHGRPNAISVVAMTPEGSMYSPGPAFYMKKLVVPPEAAGMVDIEEPVERTLRKVAQSLNKEVRDLVVFVLDKERHQDLIADIRTAGARIQLHTDGDVAGALMAVIPDTGIDVMMGTGGTPEGVLAAVAIRVLGGEMQAMLDPQSEMERERVLEDGRDLKQVLKMDDLVSSDDIFFAATGITDGVFLKGVDFTGKGAKTTSLVMRGLTGTVRKIESSHRFDKLMRISSIDYD
- a CDS encoding sigma-54 interaction domain-containing protein, whose translation is MWKDTKIQVLVAGSGKTCAPFMKAVKDVHGVEIVCLLDMQADPSSIALAKDIGIPLVNALPSFGNARNLDVIVNASRNEAVTEHIRMYKAEHVIILEKAAARLVRLLTVSIRKEARFRDRYRAAKREIDQRTGGETIIIGKSPQMYEISDLIERVGPTPTTVLLLGETGVGKDLIARAIHQQSHLKSRPYISINCTALTSSLMESELFGYKKGAFTGAESDRKGLFEEADGGTLFLDEIGDMLPELQAKLLRFLQTGEIRPVGSTEIKIVDVRVIAATNRDLEYAMNNETFRRDLFYRFNTFTIEIPPLRERMMDIPYLVYHLITKAEAKLNKKLCGITDDAMECMSRYDWPGNVRELENVIERAAILCKDDVIRPEDLALRIDGSSAFSCPIGKSVPPPSDTGDVFQSKKDQVMENFEKKELMRFLDKAGGNVSEASRISGVPRRTFYRKMNKYGI